The Mastomys coucha isolate ucsf_1 unplaced genomic scaffold, UCSF_Mcou_1 pScaffold11, whole genome shotgun sequence genome includes a window with the following:
- the LOC116073947 gene encoding lymphocyte antigen 6A-2/6E-1-like isoform X1: protein MGLWVMNSSHVMTSCVLILLVALLCAERAQGLKCYNCLAVPYETSCASATCPYSDGFCVTQVAEVVVGSHTSKVKNSMCLPICPSDQENVEILGTTVKVKNSCCKTDLCNAAVPTGGSTWTMAGVLLFSLGSILLQTLL from the exons GATGAACAGTTCTCACGTTATGACGTCCTGTGTGCTCATCCTTCTTGTGGCCCTACTGTGTGCAGAAAGAG CTCAGGGGCTGAAGTGCTACAATTGTCTGGCAGTCCCATATGAAACTTCCTGCGCATCAGCTACCTGCCCCTACTCTGATGGATTCTGTGTTACTCAGGTGGCAGAAGTCGTTGTGG GCTCTCACACAAGCAAAGTAAAGAACAGCATGTGCCTTCCCATCTGCCCTTCTGATCAGGAAAATGTCGAGATCCTGGGAACTACCGTCAAGGTGAAGAATTCCTGTTGCAAGACAGACCTCTGCAATGCAGCCGTTCCCACTGGAGGCAGCACCTGGACCATGGCAGGGGTGCTTCTGTTCAGCCTGGGCTCAATCCTCCTGCAGACCTTGCTGTGA
- the LOC116073947 gene encoding lymphocyte antigen 6A-2/6E-1-like isoform X2: MNSSHVMTSCVLILLVALLCAERAQGLKCYNCLAVPYETSCASATCPYSDGFCVTQVAEVVVGSHTSKVKNSMCLPICPSDQENVEILGTTVKVKNSCCKTDLCNAAVPTGGSTWTMAGVLLFSLGSILLQTLL, encoded by the exons ATGAACAGTTCTCACGTTATGACGTCCTGTGTGCTCATCCTTCTTGTGGCCCTACTGTGTGCAGAAAGAG CTCAGGGGCTGAAGTGCTACAATTGTCTGGCAGTCCCATATGAAACTTCCTGCGCATCAGCTACCTGCCCCTACTCTGATGGATTCTGTGTTACTCAGGTGGCAGAAGTCGTTGTGG GCTCTCACACAAGCAAAGTAAAGAACAGCATGTGCCTTCCCATCTGCCCTTCTGATCAGGAAAATGTCGAGATCCTGGGAACTACCGTCAAGGTGAAGAATTCCTGTTGCAAGACAGACCTCTGCAATGCAGCCGTTCCCACTGGAGGCAGCACCTGGACCATGGCAGGGGTGCTTCTGTTCAGCCTGGGCTCAATCCTCCTGCAGACCTTGCTGTGA